One region of Peromyscus eremicus chromosome 4, PerEre_H2_v1, whole genome shotgun sequence genomic DNA includes:
- the LOC131908202 gene encoding olfactory receptor 9G19-like — protein sequence MERSNHTVSEFILLGFTSDPVMQLVLFVMFLIMYTLTVLGNSILIVLICNDSRLHTPMYFFIGNLSFLDLWLSTVYTPKILVICISEDKSISFAGCVAQFFFSAGLDYSECYLLAAMAYDRYVAISKPLLYSQAMSIKLCAFFVAASYMGGFINSSIITKKTFTFDFCNDNVIDDFFCDLLPLVKLACGGKDGYQALMYFLLTSNVMTPIALILASYLFIIGTILRIRSTQGSLKAFSTCSSHLISVTLYYGSILYIYSRPRTNYSLDTDKIVSTFYTVVFPMLNPLIYSLRNKDVKEALNKLFK from the coding sequence ATGGAGAGGAGCAACCACACAGTGTCTGAGTTCATCCTCTTGGGATTCACCTCTGACCCTGTCATGCAACTGGTCCTGTTTGTGATGTTTCTCATCATGTACACATTGACTGTGTTAGGAAACAGCATTCTCATCGTATTGATCTGCAATGACTCCAGACTGCACACACCCATGTATTTCTTCATTGGAAATCTGTCTTTTCTTGATCTCTGGTTGTCCACTGTCTACACTCCAAAGATCCTAGTGATCTGTATCTCTGAAGACAAGAGCATCTCCtttgctggctgtgtggctcagtTTTTCTTCTCAGCTGGACTGGACTATAGTGAGTGTTACCTGCTGGCTGCTATGGCTTATGACCGCTATGTAGCCATCTCAAAGCCATTGCTTTATTCTCAGGCCATGTCCATCAAACTATGTGCATTTTTTGTAGCAGCCTCTTACATGGGTGGCTTTATTAACTCTTCTATCATCACCAAGAAAACTTTTACCTTTGACTTCTGTAATGACAATGTCATTGATGACTTTTTCTGTGATTTGCTTCCCTTAGTGAAGCTGGCTTGTGGTGGGAAGGATGGATACCAGGCCCTGATGTACTTCCTTCTGACCTCCAATGTCATGACACCCATTGCCCTAATCCTGGCCTCCTATCTCTTCATCATTGGCACCATCCTGAGAATCCGATCTACCCAGGGCAGCCTCAAGGCCTTCTCCACCTGTTCCTCCCACCTCATCTCAGTGACCTTGTACTACGGCTCAATTCTTTACATCTACTCTCGCCCCCGTACCAACTATTCTTTAGACACAGACAAAATTGTTTCAACATTTTACACAGTGGTTTTCCCCATGTTGAATCCTTTGATATACAGCTTGAGGAATAAGGATGTGAAAGAGGCTCTGAATAAACTCTTTAAGTAA